One Pseudoalteromonas rubra genomic window, TTTCACCGATTTCGTCGTAACGTAGTGAACCGGTTACTTCCAAGTTTTCCAATACTGGCACGATAACTTCTGCAAACGCACCGTAGCTGTCACGCTCGAGGTCGAACTCAGTACCAGCAGATTCAAACAGAACGATCTCTGCATTTTGACCCGCACCATTGGTCAGTGAGTAGCTTGACTGGCGATAGTCGAAACCAACACCCAAGTATACAGTACCTGCATCCAGTTCAGCGATTGCGCCTGAAGTCTTACCTTCAATAGCAAGCAAATCAGTGTCTGTGGTGTCCCAAAGGCCGTTAAACATAGTGTTTGCAACCATTTGGTTTTGCTCGTCAGACAGGTTTTCTGGTGCGTCGAAGATGTTAACCTGACCAGAAGTTACCAGTTCCATGAACTCTTTCTCTAACGGGTAACCAGTAAGACGAACTTGTTCACGCTCTGCACCTGAACTGGTGATGGCGAAGTCATAAGACCACTCGTTCAATTCACCACGCAGACCAGCAACGATGTGAGACGTAGTTGCAGTCCACTCATCAGTACGGTTACCACCTGGAAGTACACGCCAGCGTGCTGACACACCACCTTCAACCATATCAGCTTTAACAGCATCAGGTAGGTGCGTAATTACGTTGTCTTGTACAAACTGGCTGTTTTCGTCCAGAGAGAAACCACCAGTTGGGTACGGAGCGATACGCGTAATCATTTCAAACTTAGACGCAGACGCAGTTACATATGCTTCCATGTCGTCACTAATTGCGGCAGTCGCTTGCAGGAACAAGTTGTCACGCGTACTTTCTGGTTGAATTTCTAGCGTGCTAGTGTAGTCAAATTGACACGCATTACCAGAAGGCGCACTTGTTGTGTGACATGCACCGTTTACTTCTTTGTAAGGGTTTAGAGAGTACGTTGATGTTTTACGCTTGCCGTTGTCATCCAGTACAAACTCACCAGCATCATCGCGCTGGTAGTATTTAACATATGCGTTACCAGGGATTGCGTTTGAAGAACCCGCGATTGCAACCAGATTTTGGCCTGCGTGCTCAAACTCAACGAAACCAGTCTTTGCAAAATCACGGTCAATTGAGCGCAGGTTATCCTGCTCATCACGGCTATAGCTCACCATGACATTGAAGCCATCACTGTCCAGGTCACCGAAACCTGTTGTGATAGAGAAGTTTGAGCTAGATGTATCTGAAGGCTTATCGTAACGTGCACTTACAGTTGTAGATTGAACGTCATCTTTCAGAATGAAGTTAACAACACCCGCGATAGCGTCTGAACCGTACAATGCAGATGCACCATCTTTCAGAATTTCTACGCGCTTAATCGCAGATAGAGGAATTGAGTTAATGTCGATGCTCGAACCTGAATCCGAAGAAGCCATACGACGACCGTTAACCAGAACCAGCGTGTATTCGGCGCCAAGGTTACGAAGTGACGCAGTTTGAATACCTGCACCGCCACCACCTACTGACTCACCAGCAGCAGTGAAACCCTGCATCGCAGGTAGGTTAGCAATTAGGTCTGGTACACTAGTCACACCAGATTTTGCGATATCAGAAGCGTCGATCACATCGATAGGCAAAGCACCTTCCAGGTCTGTACGCTTAATAGCAGAACCGGTAACTTCAATCTTCTCGATTTTCTCTTCGCCTTGTTCAGCATTGGCTGCGAACGCAGTTGCTGACACAGCACCAAACGCGATCGCTAAGCGAACCGCTTTTGTTACTTTATTATTTAACATTGGATTCTCCCTGGACCATACAAGATGGTTATATTTATTTTTTGCGTTAACAAACGCTTTGTATTTTTACCAAAACGGTAACTTAGTGATGCATCTTAAACAACAACTAGACACTAGGTCAACATAGTCTGATGTGTTTTTTGCAATTACCTTTATTGGGGACTTATATTATTAACAGTTTTTATATCATTTAGTGATCTTTAGCACATAGACAACCACATATTAAACATAAGGTTGTGAACGAAATGTTTAATATGGGTACAATTTTTCCAACCCATCACACTGTGCTTGGAAACGATAGATTTCAGGGGAACAATGGGGCTTGCTGACCGATCAGAGGTCACTTTACAATCAAAAAAGATACGAACGAGAAATATTCAAAGAAGGTAAGGCTAGAATATCAGACCCGCAGTGGACTCAGGAATAAGGCAAAAAAAAGCCCCTGACGGGGCTTTTTATTGAATTAGTTCATCTGCAAATTAGAAGCTGATGCGGTATCCACCGAAGATTTCACGACCAATGTGACCTGCATTATACAGAGGGTAATCTACGTAGAAACCATTGTTATTGTACACTACACCTTTATCGAACAGGTTACGTGCACCCAGTGTGAATGTACCGTAACCATCGCTGAAGTACTTGATGTTCAGGTTATGTGTTACATAAGTAGGCAAAGTTCCTGAGTATTCTACTACGTGTTGACCAGAATCAAGACGTTGCTTAGTCTCAGTTTGATACGTGTTGTCGATCAGATCTGTCGTCCAGTTAACAGAGTAGTTATCAACAGCATAGTTCACAGTGAACTGAGAACGAAGCTCTGGCTGCTCTGGTGCCTTCTTCGCATTGATTGTTGGACCACTGAAGTAAATGTCTTCACCAACTTCTGTCAGAAGTGTTGTTACATTTCTGAATTTGAAGTCACCATATGCGGTCTCTAGCTTGTAAGATACATCAATATCGAAACCTTTACGCGACATGAATGCACCGTTTGAATACTGTGTGTAACCTTTATCGATTGAACCGTCTGAATTGCGAACCAGTTTAACTGCTGGTCTTTCAGCAACCAGTGCGTCATATGCACCTGCAGACTGCAGGTCAACTAAGTCCTGAACCTCAATAAGGCTAATCAAGTTTTCTACTTCAAGCTCGAAGTAATCTACTTTAATAGAAACATTTTCAAAGCCAGAGTAAACAACACCCAGGTTCATGTAGCTTGATTCTTCTGGACCCAACTCTTTATTGCCCTGACGTAGCTCTTCATAGCTTGCTTCAGTACAATCAGATGCAGCAATACCTTGCTGTTCACAGAATACATAGTCAGTAGCTTTCGGGAAGCCTGTTGAATCAGCTGCATTTAGCTCTTTAAGAGATGGTGCACGGAAACCTTCAGAGTAAGAAGCACGAAGTAGCAAATCGTCAATTGGACGATAGTCAAGCTTCACGCTTGGGTTACCTTCACCACCAAAGTCACTGTAGTCATCATAACGGTATGCTGCGCTCAGTGTCAGATTATCAAGGATAGGGAAAGCCACTTCATAGAACACGGCTGTTACATCACGCTCACCCGCACCTGAACTACCAGCGCTACCACCAATCAAGCCAGCTTCGTTTTGTGCATCATAACGAGAGTTCAGTGTCATATCGAAATATTCACCACCCACATAGTGGGCAATAGCACCGCCTTCCAGCTCACCAAACTCAAAACCAACACCAGCAAACACATGATCTAGTTCACTTTGGTTTTCTGTGTAAGTTGTGGCACGCATGTTAGCGATACCTTGCTCTGAATCAAGCGCAATATCATTTAGTGTATTGTGAGACAGACCCGCTTTGCTCAGATAAAAACGGCCAACATCGCGATAGTCCAGACGTGCTTTGTGGTAAGAAACCTCCCATTCAGCCGTATCACCGAAGGCACCTTTCAGACCTAAAGTGTAATCTTGCTGGTAATCCGTTACTTCACCGTCACGGTTACCCAGTTGATACCAACGGAAATAGCCTTTCGTTACTTCGCCAGTAGGGTTATGTTCATTGTCTGCTGCCATATCATTCCAGTTTGCAGCTGCTGGTGCATAACGACCAAAAGAATCGTTACGGCTGAACATTGCACGACCGAAAAGCTCCAGGTCATCAGTGAGTTCATAGGTAATGCTCGCCATCGCCGAGTCACGTTTAGTCGACGCCATGTTGGCAGAAACGTCAGCATATGCATAACCACAAACCTGACCACCGCCAACACCGCCTAATGCACTACCTTGATCAAGTACGCCTACGAAGCCGTCTACATTCTTGGTCAGCTCGTCACACTTTGGAGATGCAAGCATGCCGTTAGGACCTTTAACAGTCGCGCCAGAGTAGCTGATGCCGACAGTTTCATCATAAATAGAGATCAGGCCATCTTTGTTTTTATCTTCCATTGACGCGGCAGTATAGCTGCGATCACGGTCAAAAATAGGGTTGCGCTGTTGATGGTCGTAAACAAAAGTAATATTACCTTTATCAGAGCTTACACCAAATGCCATTGACATTTGCTTAGAGTCAGCACCTTCTGCTTCAGGACGTCCTACCTGAATATCAAAAGACACCCCTTCGAAGTCTTTTTTCAGGATAACGTTGATAACACCCGCAATGGCGTCAGAACCATAGATAGCTGAAGCGCCATCTTTTAGAATTTCTATACGCTCTACCGCTGCCATCGGGATTGAGCTCAAGTTGGCACCACCACCGTTCAGTGAAGGTGAGCTACCCATACGCTTACCGTCGATCAGTACCAGAGTACGACCTGCACCAGCACCCAGCAGGCTCACAGTTGATTGTGACTGTGCACTGTTACCTGAGCTTGGGATAATAGAGCCAAAGCTATTAGAAGTAACGCTTTGAAGTGCTTCGGCAACAGAGACACGGCCCTGGCCTTCGAATTCAGCGGTAGAGATTACTTCAACCGGGCTTGCACCTTCCATGTCGACACGCTTGATACGCGAGCCTGTGATTTCAATGCGTTCTACTTTTTCGGCACCTTCCTGAGCTGTTGCTGACTGTGCGATCACAGCCGTAGACGCAGCACCAAATGCCAGTGCTAAACGCACGGCCTTAGTTACTTTAGTGTTCAACATGTGTTTTCTCCCTGGGCTTACGCGTAGCGGTAAGCATGAGTATTGTTGGTATTTATAACGAGCTTGCCGAGTAAATTTCAGCAGTCTCTGAATTTTCGCGACGGATACTAATCGCGACCTGTGTTAAGCGTCAAACCACCCCCACTTAACAGATAGGCACACCAATAAAACAACGAAAACCCAAGCTTTTAACAGGGTTTTAAAGTTAATTACCACTCACTTCAAAATAAATGTATTTTTTAATTGAATTCACATAGAGACTGTACACAAAGGACACAGGGACCAATATCAGGAAAGAAATGCAAGTCGCATTTTAGTTAAAAAAAATATTTTTAAATTTGGTTTGTTTGCTGCTTTTTTATGCAAAAAATAGTACCCAAACAAACCATTACCAATTTTGTTAGTATGTATTTACATTCAAATAAAGCTTTGTTTCACTTGATTTTCTGTGATGAGCGTCAAATAAACGGAAAATAAATTTTGCTTACAAGCAGCTAAAAAACCGCTTGCACGCTATTACAAATCTGAGGACCAATCCAGCGTTCGTTGACCATTTAAGGTAATGGCATCCAGGTCAACATCCGGTAGCATCTGGTAAATAGGTAAAATCTGTTTTTCTATATAGTGGCTGTAATCTGGGCTGGATAACACGCCCTGAACCAGCCTAGGACCTGTTGTACTTATATAGTAGGCAACCTGGCTCCCCTTACCCAGGTTTCTCGCAGACCCACGACTATGTGCTTCTTTCGCAGCCCTGACATGAGGCGGGATATTTTTAACATAGGCATTCAGCGGTTTGCCCAGGCGTTTTTTATAGACCAACTTATTATCAACCTGACCGCTGTTGATCAATGCGATGTATTGCTCCGTTACCGCAACCACATCTTCATTATCAAATAAGGCCCGGATCACCGCCTGCTGATACTCTTTGGCAATCTCAGTCCAGTCACTGCGCACCGTCTCCAACCCTTTGAACACCAACTCAGCCCCCGCCTCGGTTTGGATCTGACCGACATAACGCTTTTTAGATCCCGTTTCCTGACCCCGGATGGTCGGCATAAAGAACGGGCTATAGTGGGTTTCAAACTCAATTTCCAGATAACTGGGTAAACTAAACTGGCTGTCAACCTGCTGCGTCCAGCGTTGATTAATTTCTTTCATCAGGCGCTCACCAAGCTGCTGGCACTGCACCGGAGCCAAAGACTCTGGCACACATACAAAGGTTGAATCTGTATCACCATAGATCACCTCATAGCCCATTTCTTCAATCCAGCGACGTGTGGTCTGCATAATTTCGTGACCACGCAGGGTAATGGAGCTAGACAAACGCGGGTCATAAAATCGGCACCCCCGAGACCCCAGCACCCCGTACAGGCTATTCATAATGATCTTGATGGCCTGCTGCAGCATTTTTTCGCCCCGATCTTTGGCTTCCTGTCTGGCTTGTGCCAACTGGGCTACCAGCTTAGGTAAATGATGATAGGTTCTGGAAAAAGCGCCTTCATTGAATCCGCTAATTGCATTGTCAGGGGCGATAAGCCCTTCGATGAGTCCCATAGGATCGATGTGGAAAGTACGTATAATAGAGGGATAAAGGCTTTTGAAGTCCAGCACCAGCACATTTTGATATAACCCTGGCCGCGAGTCCATCACATACCCTCCAGGACTGTCGAATGTCAGGCCATGTTCCCCCAAGTTCGGCG contains:
- a CDS encoding TonB-dependent receptor — translated: MLNNKVTKAVRLAIAFGAVSATAFAANAEQGEEKIEKIEVTGSAIKRTDLEGALPIDVIDASDIAKSGVTSVPDLIANLPAMQGFTAAGESVGGGGAGIQTASLRNLGAEYTLVLVNGRRMASSDSGSSIDINSIPLSAIKRVEILKDGASALYGSDAIAGVVNFILKDDVQSTTVSARYDKPSDTSSSNFSITTGFGDLDSDGFNVMVSYSRDEQDNLRSIDRDFAKTGFVEFEHAGQNLVAIAGSSNAIPGNAYVKYYQRDDAGEFVLDDNGKRKTSTYSLNPYKEVNGACHTTSAPSGNACQFDYTSTLEIQPESTRDNLFLQATAAISDDMEAYVTASASKFEMITRIAPYPTGGFSLDENSQFVQDNVITHLPDAVKADMVEGGVSARWRVLPGGNRTDEWTATTSHIVAGLRGELNEWSYDFAITSSGAEREQVRLTGYPLEKEFMELVTSGQVNIFDAPENLSDEQNQMVANTMFNGLWDTTDTDLLAIEGKTSGAIAELDAGTVYLGVGFDYRQSSYSLTNGAGQNAEIVLFESAGTEFDLERDSYGAFAEVIVPVLENLEVTGSLRYDEIGEITDSKRTGNQTVNDSVDDTTYKISLSYRPTDELLLRASYGTGFKAATMRQIAAPRLEFGVTSSPYDCPAGLAPEKAQYCHQDKLQYDVYREGEKDLQPETSKQYTFGFVWAGDTGTSFGIDYWNIKMENEVRRLTQNQIFGDPVTYDDLFTTKVDRGTGDTVLAIIQPARNVGESRTSGIDWHVDFTTNFSFGELKSSLMGTYLIEDESLRVGTTDTWDTSLGKVGTDEEVAFRNIINFNNTFTHGDFTHSLNLKARSGYTDASADVSFYVAQADDWDSAVDGSVIQKHIPVYMTFDYRLAYAWGDNANFAFGIKNLFDKEPPFTLNAAAGHQVGYDPRYADPYGRTFYLQADYTF
- a CDS encoding TonB-dependent receptor plug domain-containing protein — its product is MLNTKVTKAVRLALAFGAASTAVIAQSATAQEGAEKVERIEITGSRIKRVDMEGASPVEVISTAEFEGQGRVSVAEALQSVTSNSFGSIIPSSGNSAQSQSTVSLLGAGAGRTLVLIDGKRMGSSPSLNGGGANLSSIPMAAVERIEILKDGASAIYGSDAIAGVINVILKKDFEGVSFDIQVGRPEAEGADSKQMSMAFGVSSDKGNITFVYDHQQRNPIFDRDRSYTAASMEDKNKDGLISIYDETVGISYSGATVKGPNGMLASPKCDELTKNVDGFVGVLDQGSALGGVGGGQVCGYAYADVSANMASTKRDSAMASITYELTDDLELFGRAMFSRNDSFGRYAPAAANWNDMAADNEHNPTGEVTKGYFRWYQLGNRDGEVTDYQQDYTLGLKGAFGDTAEWEVSYHKARLDYRDVGRFYLSKAGLSHNTLNDIALDSEQGIANMRATTYTENQSELDHVFAGVGFEFGELEGGAIAHYVGGEYFDMTLNSRYDAQNEAGLIGGSAGSSGAGERDVTAVFYEVAFPILDNLTLSAAYRYDDYSDFGGEGNPSVKLDYRPIDDLLLRASYSEGFRAPSLKELNAADSTGFPKATDYVFCEQQGIAASDCTEASYEELRQGNKELGPEESSYMNLGVVYSGFENVSIKVDYFELEVENLISLIEVQDLVDLQSAGAYDALVAERPAVKLVRNSDGSIDKGYTQYSNGAFMSRKGFDIDVSYKLETAYGDFKFRNVTTLLTEVGEDIYFSGPTINAKKAPEQPELRSQFTVNYAVDNYSVNWTTDLIDNTYQTETKQRLDSGQHVVEYSGTLPTYVTHNLNIKYFSDGYGTFTLGARNLFDKGVVYNNNGFYVDYPLYNAGHIGREIFGGYRISF
- a CDS encoding DNA polymerase II, whose product is MAQAVYQGFILSRQQIHLNNQLHLCYWLKSAEGLLKVITEAQQAVLFTRTEEAEKAHTLLAGQVKGVELRPLALKHFDQSAVTGLYCRTLSSYYQCKEHLGSQVTLYEADIRHADRYLMERFIRGGAWVSGHAVKKAGYIEIQQARLKPAPHYVPELSMLSLDIECSGEGVLFSVGLVTQTQRRVIMIGDPQASDVDVRWVDDELALLQVLVEEVNHLDPDVIIGWNVIEFDCVVLHERSEALGVSLSIGRDGTPIQVSKGNFTRVLVAGRVVLDGIDTMKNATYHFETFKLSYVAQQVLGESKLLTQDDRLEEIIRLFHHDKPALAAYNLQDCVLVWDIFTQLSLLEFAIARTQLTGLELERMGGSVAAFTNLYLPLLHRSGYIAPNLGEHGLTFDSPGGYVMDSRPGLYQNVLVLDFKSLYPSIIRTFHIDPMGLIEGLIAPDNAISGFNEGAFSRTYHHLPKLVAQLAQARQEAKDRGEKMLQQAIKIIMNSLYGVLGSRGCRFYDPRLSSSITLRGHEIMQTTRRWIEEMGYEVIYGDTDSTFVCVPESLAPVQCQQLGERLMKEINQRWTQQVDSQFSLPSYLEIEFETHYSPFFMPTIRGQETGSKKRYVGQIQTEAGAELVFKGLETVRSDWTEIAKEYQQAVIRALFDNEDVVAVTEQYIALINSGQVDNKLVYKKRLGKPLNAYVKNIPPHVRAAKEAHSRGSARNLGKGSQVAYYISTTGPRLVQGVLSSPDYSHYIEKQILPIYQMLPDVDLDAITLNGQRTLDWSSDL